A DNA window from Ipomoea triloba cultivar NCNSP0323 chromosome 10, ASM357664v1 contains the following coding sequences:
- the LOC116033214 gene encoding signal peptidase complex catalytic subunit SEC11C: MGRIGDTIKSFKIRHALSQAITLGMIVASALMIWKGLMCVTGCESPIVVVLTGSMEPGIKKGDILFLTMNDDPIRAGEIVVFNVDGRSIPIVHRVVEVHERNNSRDFDILTKGDNNSVDDRAGGLYSPGQHWLNRQHIIGRAVGFLPYVGYVTIIMTEKPIVKFVLIGALGLLHFITN; the protein is encoded by the exons ATGGGAAGGATAGGAGATACAATCAAATCTTTCAAGATCAGACATGCCCTCTCTCAAGCTATCACCCTTG GTATGATTGTAGCATCTGCACTGATGATATGGAAGGGATTGATGTGTGTTACTGGGTGTGAATCTCCTATAGTTGTTGTTCTTACTGGAAGCATGGAACCCGGTATCAAGAAG GGTGATATTTTGTTCCTCACCATGAATGATGATCCTATAAGAGCTGGGGAAATAGTGGTCTTTAATGTGGAT GGTCGTTCCATTCCAATTGTTCACCGTGTGGTCGAG GTTCACGAACGGAACAACAGCAGAGATTTTGATATCCTAACCAAAG GGGATAACAATTCAGTAGATGACAGAGCTGGAGGTTTATATTCTCCCGGTCAGCATTGGCTGAATCGACAACATATTATTGGCAGAGCAGTGGG GTTTTTACCCTATGTTGGCTATGTGACCATCATTATGACTGAAAAGCCAATTGTTAAG tTTGTGCTTATTGGTGCGCTGGGATTACTCCATTTCATCACTAATTAA
- the LOC116031738 gene encoding uncharacterized protein LOC116031738, giving the protein MKGNTENPLALKSLNHISIVCRSVEESIDFYKNILGFVPVRRPGSFDFNGAWLFSYGIGIHLLQSEDPEKLPKKSEINPKDNHISFQCESMDAVEKKLKDMEIEWVRQRVEEGGIYVDQLFFHDPDGFMIEICNCDNLPVVPLAGEMPRSCSRHNIQMMQSQHQHIHV; this is encoded by the exons atgaagggAAATACTGAAAACCCATTGGCCCTCAAGTCTCTGAATCACATCTCGATCGTGTGCAGATCGGTGGAGGAATCGATCGATTTCTACAAGAACATTCTGGGTTTTGTCCCTGTTAGAAGGCCCGGTTCCTTCGATTTCAATGGAGCTTG GCTGTTTAGCTACGGAATTGGAATTCATCTCCTTCAATCTGAAGACCCTGAGAAATTGCCAAAGAAAAGCGAAATCAATCCCAAAGATAACCATATCTCCTTCCAG TGCGAGAGCATGGATGCAGTGGAGAAGAAGCTGAAGGATATGGAAATAGAGTGGGTGAGGCAAAGGGTGGAAGAAGGAGGGATTTACGTGGATCAGCTCTTCTTTCACGACCCCGACGGCTTCATGATAGAGATCTGCAACTGCGATAATCTTCCGGTGGTTCCTCTGGCCGGCGAGATGCCCAGGTCATGTTCCAGGCACAATATCCAGATGATGCAATCTCAGCACCAACACATTCATGTCTAG
- the LOC116031736 gene encoding peptide deformylase 1A, chloroplastic, with protein sequence METIQRLTHRLLPIPFTRKCLSKAPFHTRPILGLQRTTKPIFRPDNSYIEPISSSNLSFVRSRGSSPATARAGWFLGMGEKKQTLPDIVQAGDPVLHETAREVNPDEVGSERIQKIIDDMVKVMRKAPGVGLAAPQIGIPFKIIVLEDTKEYISYASPKEIKVQDRRPFDLLVIINPKLKKKGDKTALFFEGCLSVDGFRAVVERHLEVEVTGLDQTGQPIKVDASGWQARILQHECDHLEGTLYVDKMVPRTFRTVDNLYLPLAAGCPKLGSR encoded by the exons ATGGAGACCATCCAACGACTCACGCACCGTCTTCTTCCCATTCCCTTTACCAGAAAATGCCTCTCGAAAGCCCCATTCCACACCCGCCCAATCTTAGGGTTGCAACGCACAACGAAACCCATATTCCGACCCGATAATTCTTACATTGAACCAATTTCGAGCTCCAATTTGTCATTTGTAAGAAGCCGCGGCTCTTCTCCTGCTACTGCAAGAGCGGGTTGGTTTCTGGGCATGGGAGAGAAGAAACAGACATTGCCAGACATCGTCCAAGCTGGCGACCCGGTTCTCCACGAGACAGCTCGGGAAGTTAATCCGGATGAAGTCGGGTCGGAGCGGATCCAGAAGATCATAGACGACATGGTAAAGGTTATGCGAAAAGCTCCAGGAGTTGGCCTTGCTGCTCCTCAAATTGGAATTCCCTTCAAG ATAATTGTGCTTGAGGATACGAAAGAGTATATAAGTTATGCTTCACccaaagaaattaaagtacAGGACAGGCGACCTTTTGATCTTCTG GTGATTATAAATCCCAAACTTAAAAAGAAAGGTGACAAAACCGCCCTGTTTTTTGAAGGGTGCTTAAG TGTTGATGGGTTTAGAGCGGTGGTGGAAAGACACTTGGAGGTTGAGGTCACGGGTTTGGATCAAACTGGGCAACCAATTAAAGTGGATGCTTCAGGTTGGCAGGCCAGGATATTACAGCATGAGTGTGATCACTTAGAGGGAACCCTCTATGTTGACAAGATGGTTCCAAGAACATTCAGAACTGTAGATAACTTGTATTTGCCTCTCGCCGCAGGATGTCCTAAACTAGGCTCCAgatag